The Coffea eugenioides isolate CCC68of chromosome 8, Ceug_1.0, whole genome shotgun sequence genome has a segment encoding these proteins:
- the LOC113780166 gene encoding putative disease resistance protein RGA3: MEAFVEILVDTLQSMIEEELGLLGGVATDMQKLSSLLSITKAVLEDAEQKQFTDKAIQLWFQKLNGVACEIDDVLDDYVAGASRIKYKNSGCFSLMCYPVAGNLVFRHRIGTRMKEILEKFNAITDERIELGLSDQKGGSYFNASREAGAVVIEVVLGRDEEKDKIVDILMKEKDRVDQNVSVLPIVGFGGLGKTTLAQLVFNDERIVKHFELKLWVWVSEDFDVKRIIKALIESVEKTSIGDLALAPLQRKLQELLRGKRYLIVLDDVWNENPEEWEKLNSVLACGSSGSSTVVTTRKQKVATIMGTLQTHHLSSLSDYQCWSLFRQRAFGRQEAEEYPNLVVIGKEIVKKCGGVPLAAKALGGFLRFKRQENEWNSVKCSEIWNLPEDETHILPALRLSYLNLPVELRGCFAYCAVFPKGSEIEKEEVIHLWMANGLISSNGTMEVEDVGDAVVTELHHRSLFQAVKILSSYGYVPAFRMHDLVHDLARSVMEAKHSGTESNRAMMLDITGTNQFSSFLSECGSLRTLIVRSAQSEEVLIKLPPAVSKLKHLRHLNLSASLIVELPNSICGLWNLQILNLNDCEYLRSLPKGMRFLRNLRHLCLHRCRNLTHMPSGIGKLTCLRTLSMVVLGGKSGFRLSELGGLNNLREELTIEHLERVEDKKHAEEACLIRKQGLRKLHLNWDSGRMFQQYNDEEVLEALKPCPSLQYLSISRFNGSSLFPSWISTVTTVRVFNSAAEYIVGAQESTTTTPGVKELTLEYMPNLKGMLGREVQGTASTPRVFSQLQSLSFGHCPTLTLPLPHMPSLKKLHVRYCGPNMAWVSISNLTSLQCLILESIEGFSCFPEEMLQNLSLLESLRIFWVRDLRALPRSLASLTALKELTIEHCRELESLPEEGLRGLASLQELHLVGCDNLVSLSMGTKALKSLTHLRIIVSKLTALPEEVKYFPALQKLHLSGFRNLTSLPDWFGDHLTSLQHLELVFCQKLETLPSSIQMMTTLQSLTIRHCDLLGPRCERGGEEWHKIKHIPNLEIR, encoded by the coding sequence ATGGAAGCATTTGTGGAAATTCTCGTAGATACTTTGCAGTCCATGATCGAGGAGGAGCTTGGATTGCTTGGTGGCGTTGCAACTGACATGCAAAAGCTTTCAAGCTTGCTCTCCATCACCAAGGCAGTGCTTGAAGATGCAGAGCAGAAGCAATTCACAGACAAGGCGATACAACTCTGGTTTCAGAAGCTCAATGGTGTTGCCTGTGAAATAGATGACGTATTGGATGATTACGTAGCTGGAGCCTcaagaatcaagtacaaaaattctggttgttTTAGTTTGATGTGTTACCCTGTAGCAGGAAACTTAGTGTTTCGTCACAGGATTGGGACAAGGATGAAGGAGATCCTTGAAAAATTTAATGCAATAACTGATGAGCGAATAGAGCTTGGTTTGAGTGATCAGAAGGGTGGGAGCTATTTCAATGCAAGCCGTGAGGCTGGTGCCGTGGTAATTGAAGTAGTCCTAGGAAGGGACGAGGAAAAAGATAAGATTGTAGACATCTTGATGAAAGAAAAGGATAGAGTCGATCAAAATGTATCAGTGCTCCCTATAGTGGGTTTTGGAGGCCTTGGAAAGACAACACTTGCCCAATTGGTGTTCAATGATGAGCGCATAGTCAAACATTTTGAGCTGAAACTCTGGGTTTGGGTTTCAGAGGATTTCGATGTGAAAAGGATTATAAAAGCCTTAATTGAGTCTGTAGAAAAGACTTCTATTGGAGACTTAGCCTTGGCTCCTCTCCAAAGAAAGCTTCAAGAGTTGTTGAGAGGGAAAAGATACTTGATTGTACTGGATGATGTCTGGAATGAGAATCCAGAGGAATGGGAGAAACTGAATTCTGTTCTGGCATGCGGATCAAGTGGTAGTTCAACTGTCGTGACAACTCGTAAGCAAAAGGTTGCCACAATAATGGGAACATTACAAACACATCATCTGTCGAGTTTGTCAGACTATCAGTGTTGGTCACTGTTCAGGCAACGGGCATTTGGCCGTCAAGAGGCTGAAGAATATCCTAACCTTGTAGTTATCGGAAAAGAGATTGTGAAAAAATGTGGTGGTGTTCCTCTGGCTGCAAAGGCTCTTGGAGGCTTTCTACGATTTAAAAGGCAAGAAAATGAATGGAACTCCGTCAAATGCAGTGAAATTTGGAACTTACCTGAAGATGAAACACATATCTTGCCCGCATTGAGATTGAGCTACCTTAATCTTCCAGTAGAGTTGAGAGGTTGCTTTGCATATTGTGCTGTATTTCCCAAGGGCTctgaaattgaaaaagaagaggTAATACATTTGTGGATGGCAAATGGATTGATTTCTTCTAATGGAACGATGGAAGTGGAAGATGTTGGTGATGCTGTGGTGACTGAACTACATCATAGATCACTGTTCCAAGCTGTGAAGATATTGTCTAGCTATGGCTATGTCCCTGCTTTTAGGATGCATGACCTTGTCCATGATTTGGCTCGATCAGTAATGGAGGCTAAACACAGTGGAACAGAGTCAAATAGAGCCATGATGTTGGATATCACAGGCACTAACcagttttcttctttcttgtcaGAATGTGGTTCCCTGAGGACGCTCATTGTAAGATCAGCACAGTCGGAAGAAGTGCTTATTAAGTTGCCACCTGCTGTAAGCAAACTGAAACATTTAAGGCATCTAAATCTTTCAGCATCTTTAATTGTTGAACTACCCAATTCAATTTGTGGCTTGTGGAATTTGCAAATTTTaaacctaaatgattgtgaataTCTTCGGAGCCTACCCAAAGGCATGAGATTCCTCAGAAATCTTCGACATCTTTGTCTACACAGGTGCCGGAATTTGACACACATGCCAAGTGGAATTGGGAAGCTAACTTGCCTGCGGACATTGAGTATGGTCGTCTTAGGTGGCAAAAGTGGCTTCCGGCTAAGTGAGTTGGGAGGCTTAAATAACCTTCGAGAAGAGCTAACAATTGAGCACCTTGAGAGGGTTGAAGACAAAAAGCATGCAGAAGAAGCTTGCTTAATTAGAAAACAGGGTCTCCGCAAGTTGCATTTGAATTGGGATTCCGGAAGAATGTTTCAACAGTACAACGATGAGGAAGTGCTCGAAGCCTTGAAACCCTGCCCCAGCCTTCAATATCTGAGTATAAGCCGCTTCAACGGTTCATCATTATTTCCATCTTGGATTTCAACTGTAACAACTGTTCGTGTGTTCAACAGTGCAGCAGAGTACATAGTTGGGGCCCAGGAAAGTACTACTACTACTCCAGGGGTGAAAGAGCTGACGTTAGAGTACATGCCCAACCTAAAAGGAATGTTAGGAAGAGAAGTCCAAGGTACTGCTAGTACTCCAAGAGTATTCTCTCAACTTCAATCCTTGTCTTTTGGCCATTGCCCAACGTTGACATTGCCACTGCCACATATGCCATCCCTGAAGAAGTTACACGTCAGGTACTGCGGCCCGAACATGGCATGGGTTTCAATCTCCAATCTCACTAGTCTTCAATGCCTTATACTTGAGTCGATTGAAGGATTTAGTTGTTTTCCAGAAGAGATGCTACAAAATCTTAGTCTTCTTGAATCCCTGAGAATATTTTGGGTGAGAGATCTACGAGCCTTACCCAGAAGCTTGGCTAGCCTCACGGCTTTGAAGGAATTGACCATCGAGCACTGTCGAGAGCTGGAGTCTCTGCCAGAAGAAGGATTGCGAGGCCTTGCTTCTTTGCAGGAACTCCATTTGGTCGGATGCGATAATTTGGTGAGTCTCTCAATGGGGACTAAAGCCCTCAAATCCCTGACTCATCTACGCATCATAGTTTCAAAGCTAACAGCTCTGCCAGAGGAAGTCAAATATTTCCCCGCACTACAGAAACTACATCTGTCCGGTTTTCGCAATCTAACTTCACTGCCAGACTGGTTTGGAGACCACCTCACTTCTCTTCAACACCTGGAACTAGTATTTTGTCAGAAGCTTGAAACACTTCCATCCAGCATTCAAATGATGACAACACTCCAAAGTTTGACTATACGTCACTGCGACCTACTGGGACCACGGTGTGAAAGGGGAGGAGAGGAATGGCACAAAATTAAGCACATCCCGAATCTGGAAATTCGGTAA
- the LOC113781199 gene encoding uncharacterized protein LOC113781199, which produces MQRWCSKLRTLASALHSSAKPQNPTPISIRTLHISPNLLNKSTAQFANFPKFKPLQNVPQVPHPSNSNPSHLPLSFFQVRHITAKQRKRRLKSRQPLTPITSKVKKIKMKCYSSFKGRFRVMNDGQIRRWKEGKRHNAHLKSKKARRRLRRPGTVPLAYAKVMKKLNFSG; this is translated from the exons ATGCAAAGATGGTGCTCAAAGCTCCGGACACTGGCTTCGGCACTGCATTCCTCAGCAAAGCCGCAAAATCCCACCCCAATTTCCATACGGACCCTCCACATTTCTCCTAATTTACTCAACAAGTCCACTGCCCAATTTGCAAATTTCCCCAAATTTAAGCCCCTTCAAAATGTCCCTCAAGTTCCTCACCCCTCAAACTCCAATCCCTCTCATCTCCCTCTTTCT TTTTTTCAAGTGAGGCATATTACTGCAAAACAGAGGAAAAGAAGGTTAAAGAGTAGGCAACCATTGACTCCAATCACTTCCAAAGTCAAGAAAATCAAAATGAAATGTTATTC GTCATTTAAGGGAAGATTTAGAGTTATGAATGATGGGCAAATTAGGCGTTGGAAGGAAGGGAAGCGGCACAATGCACATTTAAAG TCTAAGAAAGCAAGGCGCAGGCTTAGACGTCCTGGTACTGTCCCATTGGCTTATGCAAAAGTGATGAAGAAGCTCAACTTTTCTGGATGA